Proteins encoded together in one Ictidomys tridecemlineatus isolate mIctTri1 chromosome 3, mIctTri1.hap1, whole genome shotgun sequence window:
- the LOC101972154 gene encoding olfactory receptor 1468, protein MTGRNQSIISEFLLLGLPIQPEHQNLFYALFLFMYLTTVLGNLLIIILIHLDSHLHTPMYLFLSNLSFSDLCFSSVTMPKLLQNMQSQVPSIPYAGCLTQMYFFLFFGDLESFLLVAMAYDRYVAICFPLHYTTIMNPKLCLSLVVLSWVLTMLHALLHTLLMARVSFCVDNMIPHFFCDLSAVLKLACSDTHVNELVIFIIGGPVVVFPFLLIIVSYARIFSSILKVPSSRGIHKAFSTCGSHISVVSLFFGTIIGLYLCPSANNSTVKETIMALMYTVVTPMLNPFIYSLRNRDMKGALRRVLCKKKKSFCV, encoded by the coding sequence ATGACAGGAAGGAACCAATCTATCATCTCAGAGTTCCTCCTCCTGGGCCTGCCCATCCAGCCAGAGCACCAGAACCTCTTCTATGCCCTGTTCCTTTTCATGTATCTTACCACTGTCCTGGGAAACCTCCTCATCATCATCCTCATCCACCTGGACTCCCATCTGCACACACCCATGTATTTGTTTCTCAGTAACTTGTCCttctctgatctctgcttttCCTCTGTCACCATGCCCAAATTGCTACAGAACATGCAGAGTCAAGTGCCCTCCATCCCCTATGCAGGCTGCCTGACTCAAATGTACTTCTTCCTGTTTTTTGGAGACCTGGAGAGCTTCCTTCTAGTggccatggcctatgaccgctatgtggccatctgtttTCCCCTGCACTACACCACCATCATGAACCCCAAGCTCTGTCTCTCCCTGGTGGTGCTGTCCTGGGTGCTGACCATGCTCCATGCCCTGTTGCACACCCTGCTCATGGCAAGAGTGTCTTTTTGTGTGGACAACATGATCCCCCACTTTTTCTGTGACTTGTCTGCTGTGCTGAAGCTGGCCTGCTCTGACACCCACGTCAATGAGTTGGTGATATTTATCATAGGAGGACCCGTTGTTGTCTTCCCATTCCTACTCATTATTGTGTCCTATGCACGAATTTTCTCCTCCATCCTCAAGGTCCCTTCTTCCCGTGGTATTCACAAGGCCTTCTCCACATGTGGCTCCCACATTTCCGTGGTGTCACTGTTCTTTGGGACAATTATTGGCCTCTATTTATGTCCATCAGCTAATAATTCTACTGTGAAAGAAACCATCATGGCTCTGATGTACACAGTGGTGActcccatgctgaaccccttcatctacagctTGAGGAACAGAGACATGAAGGGAGCCCTAAGAAGAGTCCTTTGTAAgaagaaaaagtccttctgtgttTGA
- the LOC101973000 gene encoding olfactory receptor 1 — MKGKNQTIISEFLLLGLSIQPQHQNLFFDLFLSIYLVTVLGNLLIIILIRLDSHLHTPMYIFLSNLSFSDLCFSSVTMPKLLQNMQSQVPSIPYAGCLTQIYFFLFFGDLDNFILVAMAYDRYVAICFPLHYTTIMSPKLCLSLVVLSWVLTTFHALLHTLLMARLSFCVDNVIPYFFCDMYALVKLACSDTHVNYLVIYIMGGLVVVLPFLLIILSYARIVSSILRVPSAQGIHKAFSTCGSHISVVSLFYGPVIILYLCPSANNSTVKDTVMSLMYTVVTPMLNPFIYSLRNRDMKGALGRVFCQKKIPTYV; from the coding sequence ATGAAAGGAAAGAACCAAACTATCATCTCAGAGTTCCTCCTCCTGGGCCTATCCATCCAGCCACAGCACCAAAACCTGTTCTTTGACCTCTTCCTAAGCATATATCTTGTCACTGTCCTAGGGAATCTCCTCATCATCATCCTCATTCGCCTGGACTCCCATCTGCACACTCCCATGTATATTTTTCTCAGCAACTTGTccttctctgacctctgcttttcCTCTGTCACCATGCCCAAATTGCTACAGAACATGCAGAGTCAAGTTCCATCCATCCCCTATGCAGGCTGCCTGACCCAGATTTACTTCTTCCTGTTTTTTGGAGACCTTGACAACTTCATCCTTGTggccatggcctatgaccgctatgtggccatctgcttCCCCCTGCACTACACCACCATCATGAGCCCCAAGCTCTGTCTCTCCCTGGTGGTACTGTCCTGGGTGCTGACCACGTTCCATGCCCTGTTGCACACCCTGCTCATGGCAAGACTGTCTTTTTGTGTGGACAACGTGATCCCCTACTTTTTCTGTGACATGTATGCTCTAGTGAAACTGGCTTGCTCTGACACTCATGTTAATTATTTGGTGATATATATCATGGGAGGACTGGTTGTTGTCCTCCCATTCCTACTCATTATCTTATCCTATGCACGAATTGTCTCTTCCATCCTCAGGGTTCCTTCTGCTCAGGGTATCCataaagccttctccacctgtggctcCCACATTTCTGTGGTGTCGCTGTTCTATGGGCCAGTCATAATTCTATACTTATGTCCATCAGCTAATAATTCTACTGTGAAAGATACTGTCATGTCTCTGATGTACACGGTGGTGActcccatgctgaaccccttcatctacagcctgaggaacagagACATGAAGGGAGCCCTAGGAAGAGTCTTTTGTCAGAAGAAAATTCCCACCTATGTATGA